The Plasmodium knowlesi strain H genome assembly, chromosome: 12 sequence CTTTTTCTAATTctattattttccccttgagtgtttttttttctttttctgtttgctCTCCTAAGATAGTATAGACATCCCTCTCTTTATCTTGTTGGTcgtgtttttcttcctgtgcATCTGCTTCCtcgtcttccttcttctccgttCTCTGGTGTACCCCCTCCCCTTTCATCTCTTCATCTCCTTTCTGCGTGGTCATGCGGGTGGTGGAGAGGAGAAAAGCACCTTCAACAACACCGCTTCGCTAAGCGCATACATGCACCGATCCTCTACTGATCTATATTCCTGTACCCCCCTTGTACTTTCCTCCTACCAATCCAAGTGTATAATATCAGATGTTAGATTCCACTAATCTGTGGTAAATGTTAGTAATTCTATGAGCGCGAATGGTTTGTACCTGTCAGTGACAAGGAAGctctccaaaatttttttttttttttttttttttttttttaacaccccCCCTCTGTTATTCCAATAACCCTTAAAAAACGCTTACCGCAAGAATGTCAATGAACTTGTCTCTTTTTACCACTTCACCTTTTTGCGCTAAGTTGCACCGAGGGGAGGGACGACTTCCCTTTCTGAGAGGTTGTGTGACTGTAAGGATGCAAGAAGACAGCGGAGATAAGTGAAGAAAGAGAGCGATGACTCACTTGGCGAGGTGAACCATTTGAACGGGGGTAGTCCACTTGGCCCATCTATGAGGCCCCACCAAAGGCGTGCACAGTGATCCAGGGAAGGAGCCGCTACACCATACCGCCTTGACCACCTTTCCCtcaccacaaaaaaaaaaaaaaaaaaaaaaaaaaaaaaaaaaaaaattcaaggaAAATAGAATAACATCCCttgatataaaaaaggatattaaaaaaaaaaaaaaaaaaaacacccaaCGGAAGAGAGCGGCCAAATGTGTGGTCATGCCCTTACGGAAGAACGACATGGAGTGCAGAGCCTACCTCTATATTCGTGTGGCTAACAAGGTGCGTGAGGGGAGAAACACTGAGCCAATCAGCCACTGGGTAAGGGCTATCCGACGGTGCCCACTTTTCCGTAAGTCTCACCCCCTTGTCTTCTAATCCCTACAATGCCTAATTAGAGAAAGAATAGCAGAGCgcacagggagaaaaaaaaaaaaaaaaaaaccaagcCAAGCCAAGTGCgctaagggaagaaaaaaaaaaaagaaggaaaaatacccCGACGTGAATGCAATTTATGTAGCTATACGCATTTGGCGTGCAAGAAAGctaagcttttttttttttttttttttttttttttttttcgtgatCTCCATTTAATTAGCCTTCCCCCATGCTCTAAGGTCGCTACAAAAAGCTTTCTCCATATGAGCTAGCCATTAGACACGGCGGGGCACCATGTAGAAGACATTGCCTAGGTGAACTATCACACCAGCTGCATTATAATTCCCCCCATCAGGGACCAAAGGTTATTCACATACGTTTGCATGCgcgtgtgcatatataagtACATCTTTCTCTCCATGCTCGCCATGATGAGGagaatttttcctcctgatTCGCCACTGCACGTTTGTCTCGATGgctcatttttaattttccacttttctcTTCAACACACATCAAGTACATTTTGTGCCTCATTACTATCTCCCAttgttatttattatttttttattttttttttttttatttatttttttttctccatggaCCCTGCATACTCACCCTCCCCCTCTGCTGCAATTCCTCTATCGTGAAGgataaacaaaagaaaaggttaacTAAAAAGATGCATCAAGAATACGAATCAAAGGGTGTTAAATGAATGATGTCGAAGTGTATCATTCCAAATGAAATATCCCAAGCTGAACATAAACTCTGAATGATAAGGCAGcgtgttcatttttcacgcgcaccatacacacacatacctACATGCATGAACACTCCACCCATAGTGTTCCTTACCCTCTCACCCCCAACTTCGATAGACGTTTTCCTCAGTGAACTACCCCCAATTCAGTTGTGCTTCTGTTCTCCCACTGGTAAGCATATTCTCCATGTCCCCAACGTTGGCGTATTTTCCATGTCCCAcccatacacacacacaaatacACACATGTTCGCGCAAATATACGGATGGACCCCTCATCTCCCCGTACTTATGTTTCCATCGCAGCACTTCCTCACCAGTGAACAAATCAAACTACGTTACGAAAAGTAAATCAAACTTACCTGCACAGAAACTGTAGCCACAATGACATCTGTTAAGCACCCGAAAATTAGTGTCCTCGGCGCAGGCGATATCGGTTGTACATTGGCCCACATGatttgcgaaaaaaatttgggCGATGTGGTTCTTCATGATTTCACAAAGGGTAAGGGAAGGGTCGTACTTGCCATCTTATATGACAACGAATGTGCTCTGTCCCACTGTTATACATGTTTCCTTATGTGTACGCatctctatatttttttacatttccatattttcaTCCCTTATGTTCACTCCCCCACTTGCCctgatgtatatatgcagatCTCCCCAAGGGAAGAGCCCTTGATATTCTCCACACACGCCCACTCAACCGATCCAGAATCAACATACTGGGTACCAACGAAATTACAGATATTAAGGATTCCCTAGTGGTGGTGGTGACGATAGAGGTATCAGAGAGAGAATTCGCTGAGTTCGATGAAGAAGATATAGAAAGACAGGTGTACACTTCAAACGTTAAGTTATTGAAGGAGGTATCCAAGTCTATCAAGAAGCATTGCCCCCAAGCATTTGTTGTGGTCACTACGAACCCAGTTGATTGCATGGCCAAAGTATTACAAGTGCATGGCAACATACCTTCCCATAAGATCTGTGGCATGGCTGGGGTATTGCACAGTGCAAGGCTCAGACATAATTTGGCCGAGAAGCTCAGGGTATGTGATAAGCAGAGAGGACTGCGCCGCATGTGCAGTTCCACCGTTCACTACACTTCAGTGCGTCTCTGCACACGAGCTTCATATCGCTGTTAGATTAAATCATTCCATAAACTTAAACCCATCCGAATTATCACATTTAAATCACTGATATTCCCCTTCTACTACCTAcccacacatatacacacattcCCCACACAGGTAAACCCAGGAGATGTCCAAGGATTCGTCATAGGTGCT is a genomic window containing:
- a CDS encoding lactate dehydrogenase, putative, producing MTSVKHPKISVLGAGDIGCTLAHMICEKNLGDVVLHDFTKDLPKGRALDILHTRPLNRSRINILGTNEITDIKDSLVVVVTIEVSEREFAEFDEEDIERQVYTSNVKLLKEVSKSIKKHCPQAFVVVTTNPVDCMAKVLQVHGNIPSHKICGMAGVLHSARLRHNLAEKLRVNPGDVQGFVIGAHGDKMVPLPRYCCVNGIPLHDFTKKGAITEKEISQIVEKTRNTGLELLDLLPEGSVCFAPSLAIVEIIEAYLKDLKRVLVCSVPLNGQYGHKGVFAGVPVVIGGKGIEKIIELDLNAQEKELFDDSLKHISYLFENYKHEAVVDEEAKPN